The Notolabrus celidotus isolate fNotCel1 chromosome 23, fNotCel1.pri, whole genome shotgun sequence region TTCAAGACAAGTATGTTTTGATTACAAGTGCAGAGAGTTACACATCCAAAACTTccctttaaaagtaaaattattCACAGCAatactgttgatgttgtttctgtcattgaagctcagaggacagaggagcagaatcCACAGAGAAGTGAGGTGAGCAAGTTTTAATCTTAAATTAAGATTGAAGTCTATTTGTAAATGTTATCTGGTTTATTCATCGTTGTATGATGTGTTTCTCTAACAGATTGATGCGTCTCTTGACTTGCACTACGCAGCGCTGACTTTTCAATCAAaagcaaaaagcagaaaaaggtCTCCAGCAGAGAAGGAGCAGGAGACCAGTGCCACTGTATGCTAACACCACATAGaccaagggttcccaaagtgtgggtctggaccccctaaggggttgtgagatgtcttccagaatttttttttttctaatgttatCTAAAATTATTACACATTACCCATTATattaaataacagtaaaaataacacttaaaacattagaaatagaacatgtaatgagttttctgcctttctttttaccagatgactcctaagtttcgggttagtgaacagttaattatctaaagcatcagtagtagcaggttaattcataacagcacaggaaacacagacacatgctcatataggtagggtcattttccccagaccagctaaatgaagccacattaaatcactttgagtgacagtgggggtcacaagtctttggcacctatattttgggggtcatgggctgaaaagtttgtgaGCCCTTGACATAGActgtcatgtgttttttttagcagcaTTGTTTGAGACATGATGCATTCATTTGGGTCCATTTGGTCGGTGTTGTCTGTGGTTCAACCCTCCAACATACAggctgtgtttttcttcctttctttgtacCTGGATGAGCTGCTCTTTGCTAGCTTGCACCAAGAAGTAAACTAGATATAAACTGTCATGAATCGATTCCACCGTACACTGGATAGTGTCCCCTCCAGATCCAGCTCATCATCTGAATGTGGACAGATCGGGGCTCCATGAGGATGAGAGTGCACAGTGCTCTGCTGATGGTTCATCTCAACAAACATCTCTGCAAACTGCAAAGAGCTACAAACATCATGGGTGTTTTTCTGCTTGGATATCATTAGTGCTGCATGCTTTGTGGATTAAACCTTGAGATAAAAAAGATGTCGTGGGAGAATGATGTGCATTTCTTGATACTACATGCAGCTGCGGTCTATTCCGAGGGGATTCcccctgagtgtgtgtttcagaaagAGACGCCTGCtttagagagagaagaagaatgatgaGGCCTGTCAGATTGAACCTGTCACATGTTTACAATGATGCAGGAAGTTATCAGGTTTCATGTTTGTATTGATGTTAAAGCTATTTGAATAAATACTTCACTTTGATATTTTTCATAAATTCTGGTCgtatttgtttcatttattcaaaATGTTCCTCTTGACTTTCAGTAAGAATATAACTTGTTCAGAAAGGAGAAACAGTTTCTGCATCgtttctgtctgcagctgtgGTTGAGTGAGAGAGGAGCTCATCAGTGTGGTCAGAGGTGACAAAAACCATGCAGCCTGAGGACCTGCAGGTGAGAACAGTGTCTGACATGAAGAAGTGAGAACAAGCCGACTGTCTTCTGTGGAGTGaacatgaatgaatgagatAAATGATCAGCTTCTCTGCTGTGGAAGTAAAGCCATCAAACTGTATGAGAAACATGAAGCAGCtgcatgtttaactgtgatgtcaGAGTGTGTTAATGATGATATGGGTAAATCTCCAGTTTAGCATTCAGCACCCTGCATCAAAACCACACCCAGCAGAAGTTCACATTCTGAAATAATCTAAAACTTTATGAAGTGAAGCACAAAGTCACCTCACTTCTTCAGTGTGACAAGATGTCTGTTGCACGGTGTGGCTTACGTGGTCTCACATCAAAACATTAGCTCTGCTAAAGGCTGCGTATCTTTAGGTCACAGACCACAGTTCAACCACAGCATGTGAAGTTCCCATCTCTCTCCACTCTCAAACACTTTTCAACCAActacacattacaaacactGCTCCTATGGTAACCTATGATCAGGTAAGGGTTCAACAGCTTTAACTCATACTGTCTTTTGTTACAGCTTTGTTGAATTCtttgttctgattggttaacTAAAGCCTTCCACAGTCTGCTGTTTCTGTACAGCAGACTGATGCTACTGATAGATCTGATCTGCTCCCCTCTCTGTAGAAGTCTTTGCTGAATATCATCCTTTATTTACTTAGTGTACTGAACAACAGTCATCACTAGAAGTCGATCATGTTAACACTGGAGGTCACAGTTCTGCATCATGGCACATTAGCAGGTGTTCCATGTGGGAACCTGTCGCCCATGTCTGATGATACTCTAACCTCTGGCAGTCGGGGCAGATACTTCCCTTTTTGTTGCCGGCAAGAACTGATCAAAGGTCATGGGAAGCCGCAGGGCTCATCCTGCTACAAGAGGATAAAAACGTTCACTCACACTATGATGGGACAGCCGCGATTCAACCATGCTCTCTAATGTCAGCTGATTGAGCGGCTAACAGACTAAAGTCATTGACAAGTTTGCCCAGATTAAGAACCGCTGCGCCGCTTTCCTCGGCAGCAGAGCCCTCAGCTTTAGTGAGTCAAATTATATTGAATCAGTCTGCCTTGTGGAGGTGGTGTGTACATTGCTGTTTTTTTGCTGGACTGATTGATATACAGTAGAATGGGACCAGAGTCTGCTTGAGTCGGCTGTGTGTGGCAtacactgtaaacccgaacagtACTTCTTACTCATATCCATTAAGGGTACAGaactcaaaaccagctatttagttgaaccaacaatgaATTATTGAGTTATCTGAACGATTGAAGTTGTTTTAATAATATGTGGATCAGTTTTATTtagttaatatccatgtccaaataactACTTCTGAATGTACAGATGGACGCTGCGTATGATGTCATCAACGTCACCacgtaagtcttcacacactttaaaaaccacaatggctgtgcttcacGAAGCGACAAGtaagaggaactaaatacacagagtcatcaacacaggtgaggacacaggacacaggtgagactaatgagggactcaatacacagagtcatcaacacaggtgtgaacacaggacacaggtgagactaatgagggactaaatacacagtcatcaacacaggacacaggtgagactaatgagggactaaatacacagagtcatcaacacaggtgaggacacaggacacaggtgagactaatgagggactaaatacacagtcatcaacacaggtgaggacacaggacacaggtgagactaatgagggactaaatacacagagtcatcaacacaggtgaggacacaggacacaggtgagactaatgagggactaaatacacagtcatcaacacaggtgaggacacaggacacaggtgagactaatgagggactcaatacacagagtcatcaacacaggtgaggacacaggacacaggtgagactaatgagggactaaatacacagtcatcaacacaggtgaggacacaggacacaggtgagactaatgagggactaaatacacagtcatcaacacaggtgtgaacacaggacacaggacacaggtgagactaatgagggactcaatacacagagtcatcaacacaggtgtgaacacaggacacaggtgagactaatgagggactaaatacacagtcatcaacacaggacacaggtgagactaatgagggactaaatacacagagtcatcaacacaggtgaggacacaggacacaggtgagactaatgagggactaaatacacagtcatcaacacaggtgaggacacaggacacaggtgagactaatgagggactaaatacacagtcatcaacacaggtgaggacacaggacacaggtgagactaatgagggactaaatacacagagtcatcaacacaggtgaggacacaggacacaggtgagactaatgagggactaaatacacagtcatcaacacaggtgaggacacaggacacaggtgagactaatgagggactaaatacgcagagtcatcaacacaggtgaggacacaggacacaggtgagactaatgagggactaaatacacagagtcatcaacacaggtgaggacacaggacacaggtgagactaatgagggactaaatacacagtcatcaacacaggtgaggacacaggacacaggtgagactaatgagggactcaatacacagagtcatcaacacaggtgaggacacaggacacaggtgagactaatgagggactaaatacacagtcatcaacacaggtaaggacacaggacacaggtgagactaatgagggactaaatacacagtcatcaacacaggtgtgaacacaggacacaggtgagactaatgagggactaaatacacagagtcatcaacacaggtgaggacacaggacacaggtgagactaatgagggactaaatacacagtcatcaacacaggtgaggacacaggacacaggtgagactaatgagggactaaatacacagagtcatcaacacaggtgaggacacaggacacaggtgagactaatgagggactaaatacacagtcataaacacaggtgaggacacaggacacaggtgagactaatgagggactaaatacgcagagtcatcaacacaggtgaggacacaggacacaggtgagactaatgagggactaaatacacagtcatcaacacaggtgtgaacacaggacacaggtgagactaatgagggactaaatacacagagtcatcaacacaggtgaggacacaggacacaggtgagactaatgagggactaaatacacagtcatcaacacaggtgaggacacaggacacaggtgagactaatgagggactaaatacacagtcatcaacacaggtgtgaacacaggacacaggtgagactaatgagggactcaatacacagagtcatcaacacaggtgaggacacaggacacaggtgagactaatgagggactaaatacacagagtcatcaacacaggtgtgaacacaggacacaggtgagactaatgagggactcaatacacagagtcatcaacacaggtgaggacacaggacacaggtgagactaatgagggactaaatacacagagtcatcaacacaggtgtgaacacaggacacaggtgagactaatgagggactcaatacacagagtcatcaacacaggtgtgaacacaggacacaggtgagactaatgagggactcaatacacagagtcatcaacacaggtgtgaacacaggacacaggtgagactaatgaggggaatcacaagaggagggaaacacacaaggacatgacgtaaaactaaacgggagacacaaggattcagaactacaaaataaaacaggaaacacaagactagactaagaacacaacaagagacatggatcactaaacactcaagagagacaacggataactaatacagaataaacacagggaggaaccaaggtaCAGTGCTGCGctgggtagtgctgttgcctcacagtgagaaggttcctggttcgagtccccggAGGGGCAGgttcctttctgtgtggagtttgcatgttttctccggttactccagcttcctctcacagtccaaaaacatgctcaccaggttaattgatcactccaAATagggagtgtgtgcatgaatgtttgtctgtctctccatgtttgccgtGTGATAGGTTGATGACCTGTCCAAAGTGTaacctgccttccgcccaaagtcagctgagACCCTGAAAGGGGATAAGCAGTCGagataatgaatggatgaaaccaaggcatgaacacaagaaaaaaactaaactaaccaaaccaagacatggactcagtttcatctagtatgtatcaattaaaaatataaaaaaattaactgaTACATTTGAGttgaaaattcaaaaaagaatgaaaaaaaattgagtaaattgtattttatgatttcagttttggggctgcacggtggtgcagtgggtagcgctgttgcctcacagctagaaggtttctggttcgaatccccagccaggtgcctttctgtgtggagtttgcatgttctccccgcgtgggttctctccgggtactccggcttcctctcacagtccaaaaacatgctcaccaggttcattggtcactctaaattgcccgtgagtgtgtgtgtgaatggttgtctgtctctctgtgtttgccctgcgataggttggcgacctgtcagggtgtaccctgccttctgcttgaagccagctgggataggctccagccccccgtgacccctaacgggataagcggtcaagataatgaatggatggaatTTCAGTTATACTCAAAAATTGTTTATCCACTGCTTAAAAACTCTTATGTaatcagttaccacaaacaCTTTGAGTCATTTCAACTTGTTTGGGTTTACAGTGTAGAAAGGATCTGTATCCCTAGAAGAGGTCTGGGCGCTTCTTTGTGGTCAGTAGTGTGGAGGTATTTTGCTGTTGGCTGTTGTGGGGCCATCATGGGTTCATTGGTTTGCATCTTAGTTGTGTTTATTGGTTCATAAGGATGGAATATTGGAATACTCATTTAGGCATGTAGCAGAAGaagtaactgtgtgtgtgtgtgtgtgtgtgtgtgtgtgtgtgtgtgtgtgtggcggaAGATGTGTTAAAGCAAGCCGCTCTGCAGAGTGTTTTGTGGAGAAATGAGTGGCCCCCTGACAAGGAAAAAAACCCACATGTAGTGCCTGGTATGTAGCATATCAACATAGGAGGTCGCTGCCCCACCAATATTTCACACATAGAAACGCCACTGGCCATGATGCAGAACTGTGACCTCCAGTGTTAACATGATCGACTTCTAGTGATGACTGTTGTTCAGTACACTAAGTAAATAAAGGATGATATTCAGCAAAGACTTCTACAGAGAGGGGAGCAGATCAGATCTATCAGTAGCATCAGTCTGCTGTACAGAAACAGCAGACTGTGGAAGGCTTTAgttaaccaatcagaacaaaGAATTCAACAAAGCTGTAACAAAAGACAGTATGAGTTAAAGCTGTTGAACCCTTACCTGATCATAGGTCACCATAGGAGCagtgtttgtaatgtgtagTTGGTTGAAAAGTGTTTGAGAGTGGAGAGAGATGGGAACTTCACATGCTGTGGTTGAACTGTGGTCTGTGACCTAAAGATACGCAGCCTTTAGCAGAGCTAATGTTTTGATGTGAGACCACGTAAGCCACACCGTGCAACAGACATCTTGTCACACTGAAGAAGTGAGGTGACTTTGTGCTTCACTTCATAAAGTTTTAGATTATTTCAGAATGTGAACTTCTGCTGGGTGTGGTTTTGATGCAGGGTGCTGAATGCTAAACTGGAGATTTACCCATATCATCATTAACACACTCtgacatcacagttaaacatgcaGCTGCTTCATGTTTCTCATACAGTTTGATGGCTTTACTTCCACAGCAGAGAAGCTGATCATTTatctcattcattcatgttCACTCCACAGAAGACAGTCGGCTTGTTCTCACTGCTTCATGTCAGACACTGTTCTCACCTGCAGGTTCTCAGGCTGCATGGTTTTTGTCACTTCTGACCACACTGATGAGCGCCTCTCTCACTCAACcacagctgcagacagaaacGATGCAGACAATGTTTCTCCTTTCTGAACAAGTTATATTCTTACTGAAAGTCAGGAGGAACATtttgaataaatgaaacaaatacaACCAGAATTTATGAAAAATATCAAAGTGAAGTATTTATTCAAACAGCTTTAACATCAATACAAACATGAAACCTGATAACTTCCTGCATCATTGTAAACATGTGACAGGTTCAATCTGACAGGCCtcatcattcttcttctctctctaaaGCAGGCGTCTctttctgaaacacacactcaggggGAATCCCCTCAGAATAGACCGCAGCTGCTTGTAGCATCAAGAAATGCACATCATTCTCCCACGACATCTTTTTTAATCCACAAAGCATGCAGCACTAATGATGTCCAAGCAGAAAAACACCCATGATGTTTGTAGCTCTTTGCAGTTTGCAGAGATGTTTGTTGAGATGAACCATCAGCAGAGCACTGTGCACTCTCATCCTCATGGAGCCCCGATCTGTCCACATTCAGATGATGAGCTGGATCTGGAGGGGACACTATCCAGTGTACGGTGGAATCGATTCATGACAGTTTATATTCAGTTTACTTCTTGGTGCAAGCTAGCAAAGAGCAGCTCATCCAGgtacaaagaaaggaagaaaaacacagccTGTATGTTGGAGGGTTGAACCACAGACAACACTGACCAAATGGACTCAAATGAATGCATCATGTCTCAAACAATGCTGCTAAAAAAACCCACATGACAGTCTATGATGAGGCAGCATACAGCACACTGGTCTCCTGCTCCTTCTCTGCTGGAGacctttttctgctttttgcttTTGGTTGAAAAGTCAGCGCTGCGTAGTGCAAGTCAAGAGACGCATCAATCTGTTAAAGAAACACATCATACAACGATGAATAAACcagataacatttaaaaatagacTTCAATCTTAATTTAAGATTAAAACTTGCTCACCTCACTTCTCTGTGgattctgctcctctgtcctctgagcttcaatgacagaaacaacatcaacaatattgttgtgaatatttttactttaaagggAAGTTTTGAATGTGTAACTCTCTGCACTTGTAAACATACCTGTCTTGAATTTTCTGATAATGAGAAACAGAGCAAAGATGACTGAAGAGAGGAAGGCAATCAGAGCACCAAGGATCATGTCCATCAGGATGTTTCTTCCAAAGAACGCTTCAACACAAGAAGATACAAAGATAAAGTTACCTTTTTATATCACCCTGTGTGAAATAAGACAGATCCTTATCAACATTGACATTATTGACatgaaactgaactttgaggTAAACTGTGCTGCAGTGCGTAAAAAGGCTCACCAGCGTTGCATTGTTCTTTCACATTGATCGGACATTTATGATGTTGTTGTACTGTGCGTTTATTGAATCTGTTGTGTCCTTTTCTTTCGTTTCAGGGCTTGGCCATATCTCTAGGAAGGTAAATATGTTACAAAATGCACAAGCTTGTAGACTTGATGCGAGAACCGGCAGAATATGATTTGAGAActtgtatgtttcttttttcacttgtaaaataaaaatcacaccCATGTGACCTGAATTtgaagttacagaaaaaaataactacatgggagcttgtggaaaaaaatgtgaacttgtattttgaatatttaaatattcacaCACGTGCAGATTGATATTTACAATCACAGCTTTCGAATCGGTCCCTGTAACTTCACAAATGAGCTTTCTCGCATTGCAAAGTGACAAATCTGCACGCTTCACTTTTGCAACACTTCTTGCGAAAATTACAAATTTGCACTTGTAGCTGTGGGGGGGCGGTGGTATGGGGGTGAGAGGTGGGGTGAGGGGTTAACCAATAAGAAATCAGAAGACGAAGCTCTATGGCTCACAAACCAAGGGTAAGTTTATTCCAAGAGCTAAGTTTGATATATTGGCACTATGATTGAGCAGTCAATAAACGGACGCCgccataactttacatttttcgTCACTTTGAAATGCTATAAAGCACATTCTTGAAGTTACAGGGATCGATTCGAGAGGTTATAATCACCGAGTTGTGGTTGTAAATATCAATCTACAcatgtgtgaatattttttgtgtgaCTTCACATTCAGAACACGGTTGTATGAATGTGAAGTCACACAAGTGaaaaatttcaaaatacaagttcacatttttcTTCCACAAGCTCCCatgcagttatttttttttctgtcacttcaAATTCAGCTCACATGTGTGAATTATTTTTAcaagtgaaaaaagaaacatacaagTTCTGATTTTtgatccacaagttctcaaatcgTATTCTGCAGGTTCTCACATCAAGTCTGCAAGCTTGTGTATTTTGCAACATATTTACCTTCATAATATCTCTCTAAAGGAAAGGAATTCAATAAAACAGATTGTTAAATGGTCAAGCAAGTTGACTGGTTAGCCACAGGCATTCGCAGGATCCCTGTACACTAAACAGGTACAGCGGAAAGCGGCTTCTATTTTAGATAATGCATCACACCATTTGCACAAgtttcagcttcttcactcCGGTCGGTGGTTTTTAGTCCTCAGGTTCAGGAAACAGCGGCGCAAGAAAatctttgttcctgctgctagtACTGAGATGAACAAGCCGTAGCGTTTCCTTTCTCATACAGACTCAAACTATAATTTTAAGACTTAAGTCCAGATTTTTTCATCAtgttattttatagtttttattggttgattgttttcttaaatgccTTTTAAATGGAATCTTATCATTTCATCATGTCTTTTGATTTGACCATTCTTATTGTTATATTAGTTTTAGggtattttagtatttttagcacattaattaattaaaaacatctcactggctgcaaaacaactttacctACGGGTTCAAATAAAGGAACCTGAACGTGAACCTGAatcttattttgttcttaagtctgtttctttgaaatgaaaaagtcaaCCCTTCTTACCTTCAACTTTTAAATATGTTGCACTGACGATAACAGATTCTTTATTTAAGATTAATCCACAGAAATACAGTCCAGAGTCCCATAATTCCACTGGTTTGATCTTGAGAAAGAGGTGAGTGCCGTTGGATGTCGTATCATATGTACTGTTTTGAAAGAACGTGGCGTTTCCATCAGAGATGAACATGGAAGAGATTGGGCTGACGTTGGATGTGCTGTTCAGTCTGAACCAGACTACGTGAGAGGGGATACTGGAGAAGTTGGAGCACAGCAGTGTGACTTCCTCACCAGGCTGAGCCTCCTCAGTGTGGAACTCAGACACTGAGACAGACATCCAACCTGAACCAGACAACATGAAATGATCACTCCATTTGTAATTCAACAGgaaccaaacacacagagacattagAAGAGTACTGTACTTACTGAAGGTGAAGAGTAAAGCTGGTATCAAGGTACGGCTCATCATCATGTGTACGCTGTGACTGCACCACTGAAATGTCTGCAAGTCAGCTGCACTGCTAAATGCTAGGTTAAACACTGTGTAGGTGTCTTCTTGCAGCAGACGCCTTTTCACATGAAAGAAGTGAGGTGTGAAGTCTGAGGTGTGACGCGATGGAGGGAGCAGTTCACGTGGATTTAAAATGACAAGATTCTCATCACTTCAAACGTGACTTTAGGTTTCCTGTTGCTTTATGAAGTCTTCATGGGGAGCGTGAACTTTTGTTGGGTGCGGTTTTGATGCAGGGGGCTGTAGGCCGAGCTTCCTCTGGTCCAGACCTCACTTTCtccatttctcttttctgtttgcttttacGCCTCTACTTCTAATGGCGAGACCCTGATCATTGTTTACACCAAACAGAAAAACCTCCACTGGCCTTCCCAGCTTCATTTCAGACTGCTCTCACAGAGGTTTAGAGGCTTCATGCTGTTTGGCACCTCCAACCACACTGTGctgtttcttcctgttaaagaCTTGAGGCTCCTCAGTCAGTCATCCACTACTGCAGTCAGAGGTGTTGCAGACAACGTTCCATCTTTCTGCACAAATCAAAGTCTTTTAACTGCAACACTGAGAAGGATCTGTCTGAGAACTAGAGCAAGCTAGTAGCTATTATTGTTGTTAGTCTTTGTAGAGTGCTGTATGACCCATTGAACAAGCCACTGTGCAAGCTGACCAGAACATGTTCTTGTccttccatccattatcttgaccgcttatcccgttcggggtcatggggggctggagccaatctcAGCATATGTTCTTGTCCTGTTCAGATATAAAGTGTAGGTCTGAAGATTCAATCAAGCCTCCCTtaatcctttaaaaacacaacacagtttCTTGAACCAGCGAGCTGCAGTAAGGTGCAGTTGAAGGTGATTACAAGCATGTGGCTCCTCGTGAAAGGCAGCacttctttgtgtctctttatgTGTGTAAAAAGCAGAAGAATGTGTGTTGTGAACTCTACCATCTCATTAATGTGCCCACTAAAAAGCAGGAAAGCACCGCTCTATGGACTTGAGACTTCAGACCAGGTTTTTGTTGATGAACAGCGCAGTTGCTTTCTGCAACATAGCACCTGTGTTCCCTCCCTCAACACATTTCAAGACCATCAAACCATGGACTCTAACCAGGGCGCAAGTTCATTtgctattaaaggtgacatatcatgcaaaattgactttttaatggttctttacctgaaatatgtttccctggcatgtctacaaaccccccgagaatgaaaaaaatccattctgcccctgttctgatttctacacctttctgtaaatgtgtgtgaaacgagccgtttcagacttccgtgtttttgttacgtaacaacaatatccggtctgtcacagagtcagagctcggagcttgttcagcccatagactgtataaaataatactgattccccccctctgtttttcattacctgcacaaatgtgtgctaacaaggagcttaggagggaggcatgctagttgtaggctgtcttaataaacacaaaggtcggttttactccccacttctgcagatttgaagatctagtggatgatttttatttgtcatggataagtgctagcgctaattagcatagccacatagctatatgttcatagctgtagctgtagctgtagctgtagctgtagctgtagctgtagctgtagctgtgtaccaagacacacgtcgacatactgacaaataaaacaacaagaaacactaaatatgtgaccaatccttcagaaaggtcctgctgcctttctggcagaggtcggttttactccccacgtctgcagatttgaagatctagtggatgattttatttatcatggataagtgctagcgctagttagcatagccacatagctacatgttcgtagctgtgtaccaagacacacgtctacatactgataaataaaacaacaagaaatactaaatctatgaccaattgttcagaaaggtcctgctgcaggcgcctctccgtcaggatcagattctggatcagattcagagggttgaagtaacgcgatctctgagcagccgtgtatat contains the following coding sequences:
- the LOC117807579 gene encoding uncharacterized protein LOC117807579; this translates as MMMSRTLIPALLFTFSWMSVSVSEFHTEEAQPGEEVTLLCSNFSSIPSHVVWFRLNSTSNVSPISSMFISDGNATFFQNSTYDTTSNGTHLFLKIKPVELWDSGLYFCGLILNKESVIVSATYLKVEAFFGRNILMDMILGALIAFLSSVIFALFLIIRKFKTAQRTEEQNPQRSEIDASLDLHYAALTFQPKAKSRKRSPAEKEQETSVLYAASS